A stretch of the Acanthochromis polyacanthus isolate Apoly-LR-REF ecotype Palm Island chromosome 22, KAUST_Apoly_ChrSc, whole genome shotgun sequence genome encodes the following:
- the LOC110972619 gene encoding NACHT, LRR and PYD domains-containing protein 14-like isoform X20: MSEEEEEFPASSRLSMKSDWSNDHPPNFSKEPKPSDTKRRRAESAASSCQSVKSDWSNDHGPNFSKEPKPSDTKRRRAESAASSRLSVKSDWSNDHGPNFSKEPEPSDTNIQRTESAASSCQSVKSDWSNDHGPNFSKEPKPSETNIQRTESAASSCLSVKSDWSNDHGPNFSKEPKPSETKVMKRRRVCVKEQPSCCASCQDVLKDPVSTSCGHWFCRQCITSYWDQSAPSGHSSCPQCVKRSRTRAGLQTASQSGCGQNVLQEVLQEHKMSLRRRCEHVTEGSDERGGGTLLNRIYTELYITEGHSGEADIQHEVSQLETASKKSLHGTPIRCQDIFKALPEQQRAIRVVLTNGVAGIGKTFSVLKFTLDWAESRENQDVSVVVVLPFRELNLIRDEQHSLLTLLHVFHPTLQKVTAEQLAVCKLLFIFDGLDESRLSLDFTNRKVVSDVSQKSSLDVLLVNLIEGNLLPSALVWITSRPAAANQIPPKRVDRLTEVRGFTDVQKDEYFRRRISDEELSSTIISHMKTSRNLHILCRLPVFCWITAAVLEHMLSTKQRGELPKTLTDMFSHFLLVQTQRKNNKYHEGHETSPQELTEADREVLLKLGRLAFEHLEKGNVMFYQEDLEQCGLDVTEASVFSGVCTQIFRRECVMFQKPVYCFVHLSIQEFLAAVYMFHCYTNNNTEVLKKFLEEDYINLSLDDFLDSAMEKSLRSKNGHLDLFVRFLHGLCLESNQRLLGLLDQTENSPEMIQGVINNLKGMNTNKMSPDRSINIFHCLMEMKDLSVHQEIQEFLQSENRLEKELSEIHCSALAYTLQMSEVVLDEVDLDKFRTSWKGKLRLIPAVRNCRKARLYNCRISESHYEVLASALKSNPSHLEHLDLNRIYNMEDSGVKHLFDGLQSPNCKLERLRLEDCSLSEISCDSLVSALKSNPSHLEHLDLSSNNLQDSGVKHLCGFVESPDSILKTLRLEGCRLSEISCDSLVSALKSNPSHLEHLDLSINDLTDSGVKRLSGFLESPDCILKTLRLENCSLSEISCDSLVSALKSNPSHLEHLDLSQNNLQDSGVKHLCGFLESPDCILKTLRLEHCRLSEISCDSLVSALKSNPSHLEHLDLSRNHLQYSAVKHLLDLVESPDCSLKTLRWELRK, from the exons ATgagtgaagaggaggaggagtttccAGCCTCCAGCCGTCTATCTATGAAGAGTGACTGGTCCAACGATCATCCTCCAAACTTCAGCAAAGAACCTAAaccctcagacacaaa AAGACGGAGAGCAGAGTCTGCAGCTTCCAGCTGTCAGTCTGTGAAGAGTGACTGGTCCAACGATCATGGTCCAAACTTCAGCAAAGAACCTAAaccctcagacacaaa AAGACGGAGAGCAGAGTCTGCAGCCTCCAGCCGTCTGTCTGTGAAGAGTGACTGGTCCAACGATCATGGTCCAAACTTCAGCAAAGAACCTGAACCCTCAGACACCAA CATACAGAGAACAGAATCTGCAGCATCCAGCTGTCAGTCTGTGAAGAGTGACTGGTCCAACGATCATGGTCCAAACTTCAGCAAAGAACCTAAACCCTCAGAAACAAA CATACAGAGAACAGAGTCTGCAGCatccagctgtctgtctgtgaagAGTGACTGGTCCAACGATCATGGTCCAAACTTCAGCAAAGAACCTAAACCCTCAGAAACAAA agtgatgaagaggaggagagttTGTGTGAAGGAGCAGCCGTCCTGCTGTGCTTCCTGTCAGGACGTCCTGAAGGATCCAGTCTCTACCAGCTGTGGACACTGGTTCTGCAGACAGTGCATCACCTCATACTGGGACCAGTCTGCTCCATCAGGACACTCCTCCTGTCCCCAGTGTGTAAAAAGATCCAGAACCAGAGCTGGACTGCAGACAGCCAGTCAGAGCGGCTGTGGACAAA atgttctgcAGGAGGTTCTACAGGAACATAAGATGAGTCTGAGAAGGAGATGTGAACATGTGACTGAAGGAAGTGATGAAAGAGGAGGTGGAACCCTCCTGAACAGGATCTACACTGAGctctacatcacagagggacacaGTGGAGAGGCTGATATCCAACATGAGGTGAGCCAGCTGGAAACAGCTTCCAAGAAGAGTCTCCATGGCACTCCTATCAGGTGCCAGGACATCTTCAAAGCCTTACctgagcagcagagagccaTCAGAGTGGTTCTGACCAACGGCGTGGCTGGCATCGGAAAAACCTTCTCAGTGCTGAAGTTCACTCTGGACTGGGCAGAGAGCCGAGAAAACCAAGATGTcagtgtggtggtggtgcttcCGTTCAGGGAGCTGAACTTGATCAGAGATGAGCAGCACAGTCTTCTCACGctgctccatgttttccatccaACATTACAGAAGGTGACGGCAGAGCAGCTGGCTgtctgtaaacttttgttcatctttgacggtctggatgaaaGCAGACTTTCCCTGGATTTCACCAACAGGAAGGTTGTGTCTGACGTCAGCCAGAAGTCATCGCTGGACGTTCTGCTGGTGAACCTCATCGAGGGGAATCTGCTTCCTTCAGCTCTGGTCTGGATCACTTCCCGCCCAgcggcagccaatcagatccctcctaaACGTGTGGACAGGTTAACAGAAGTACGAGGCTTCACCGACGTCCAGAAGGACGAGTACTTCAGGAGGAGGATCAGTGATGAAGAGCTGTCCAGCacaatcatctcccacatgaagacatccaGGAACCTCCACATCTTGTGTCGactcccagtgttctgctggatcactgctgcaGTTCTGGAGCACATGTTGAgcacaaagcagagaggagagctgcCCAAGACCCTGACTGACATGTTCTCACACTTCCTGCTGGTTCAGACACAGAGGAAGAACAACAAGTACCATGAGGGACATGAGACGAGTCCTCAGGAGCTGACGGAGGCTGACAGGGAAGTTCTTCTGAAGCTGGGGAGGCTGGCCTTTGAACATCTGGAGAAAGGAAACGTGATGTTCTACCAAGAAGACCTGGAACAGTGTGGTCTGGATGTGACAGAGGCCTCGGTGTTCTCAGGAGTTTGTACCCAGATCTTCAGAAGAGAGTGTGTGATGTTCCAGAAACCAGTCTACTGCTTTGTTCATCTGAgcattcaggagtttctggctgcagtctacatgttccactgttacaccaacaATAACACCGAGGTACTGAAAAAGTTCCTGGAAGAAGACTATATAAACTTGTCCCTGGATGATTTCCTGGACAGCGCCATGGAGAAATCCCTCAGAAGTAaaaatggtcacctggacctgtttgttcgcttccttcatggcctctgtctggagtccaaccagagactgTTAGGTCTGCTGGATCAGACGGAGAACAGTCCAGAGATGATCCAGGGAGTCATAAACAACCTGAAGGGGATGAACACGAATAAAAtgtctccagacagaagcatcaacatcttccactgtctgatggagatgaaggatctctcagtacatcaggagatccaagagttcctgcagtcagagaacagaTTAGAGAAGGAACTCTCTGAAatccactgctcagctctggcctacaCGCTGCAGATGTCGGAGGTGGTTCTGGATGAGGTGGACCTGGACAAGTTCAGAACATCATGGAAGGGAAAACtgagactgattccagctgtgaggaactgcagaaaggctCG ACTTTATAACTGTAGAATCTCAGAGAGTCACTATGAAGtcctggcctcagctctgaagtccaacccctcccatctggaacatctggacctgaatAGAATCTACAACATggaggattcaggagtgaaacatctttttgatggactgcagagtccaaactgtaaactggagagactcag attggaggactgcagtttgtcagagatcagctgtgattctctggtctcagctctgaagtccaacccctcccatctggaacatctggacctgagctccaacaacctgcaggattcaggagtgaaacatctgtgtggttttgtggagagtccagactccatcctgaagactctgag attggagggctgcaggttgtcagagatcagctgtgattctctggtctcagctttgaagtccaacccctcccatctggaacatctggacctgagcatCAACGACCTGacggattcaggagtgaaacgtctgagtggttttctggagagtccagactgcatcctgaagactctgag attggagaactgcagtttgtcagagatcagctgtgattctctggtctcagccctgaagtccaacccctcccatctggaacatctggacctgagtcagaacaacctgcaggattcaggagtgaaacatctgtgtggttttctggagagtccagactgcatcctgaagactctgag
- the LOC110972619 gene encoding NACHT, LRR and PYD domains-containing protein 14-like isoform X25 yields MSEEEEEFPASSRLSMKSDWSNDHPPNFSKEPKPSDTKRRRAESAASSCQSVKSDWSNDHGPNFSKEPKPSDTKRRAESAASSRLSVKSDWSNDHGPNFSKEPEPSDTNIQRTESAASSCQSVKSDWSNDHGPNFSKEPKPSETNIQRTESAASSCLSVKSDWSNDHGPNFSKEPKPSETKVMKRRRVCVKEQPSCCASCQDVLKDPVSTSCGHWFCRQCITSYWDQSAPSGHSSCPQCVKRSRTRAGLQTASQSGCGQNVLQEVLQEHKMSLRRRCEHVTEGSDERGGGTLLNRIYTELYITEGHSGEADIQHEVSQLETASKKSLHGTPIRCQDIFKALPEQQRAIRVVLTNGVAGIGKTFSVLKFTLDWAESRENQDVSVVVVLPFRELNLIRDEQHSLLTLLHVFHPTLQKVTAEQLAVCKLLFIFDGLDESRLSLDFTNRKVVSDVSQKSSLDVLLVNLIEGNLLPSALVWITSRPAAANQIPPKRVDRLTEVRGFTDVQKDEYFRRRISDEELSSTIISHMKTSRNLHILCRLPVFCWITAAVLEHMLSTKQRGELPKTLTDMFSHFLLVQTQRKNNKYHEGHETSPQELTEADREVLLKLGRLAFEHLEKGNVMFYQEDLEQCGLDVTEASVFSGVCTQIFRRECVMFQKPVYCFVHLSIQEFLAAVYMFHCYTNNNTEVLKKFLEEDYINLSLDDFLDSAMEKSLRSKNGHLDLFVRFLHGLCLESNQRLLGLLDQTENSPEMIQGVINNLKGMNTNKMSPDRSINIFHCLMEMKDLSVHQEIQEFLQSENRLEKELSEIHCSALAYTLQMSEVVLDEVDLDKFRTSWKGKLRLIPAVRNCRKARLYNCRISESHYEVLASALKSNPSHLEHLDLNRIYNMEDSGVKHLFDGLQSPNCKLERLRLEDCSLSEISCDSLVSALKSNPSHLEHLDLSSNNLQDSGVKHLCGFVESPDSILKTLRLEGCRLSEISCDSLVSALKSNPSHLEHLDLSINDLTDSGVKRLSGFLESPDCILKTLRLENCSLSEISCDSLVSALKSNPSHLEHLDLSQNNLQDSGVKHLCGFLESPDCILKTLRLEHCRLSEISCDSLVSALKSNPSHLEHLDLSRNHLQYSAVKHLLDLVESPDCSLKTLRWELRK; encoded by the exons ATgagtgaagaggaggaggagtttccAGCCTCCAGCCGTCTATCTATGAAGAGTGACTGGTCCAACGATCATCCTCCAAACTTCAGCAAAGAACCTAAaccctcagacacaaa AAGACGGAGAGCAGAGTCTGCAGCTTCCAGCTGTCAGTCTGTGAAGAGTGACTGGTCCAACGATCATGGTCCAAACTTCAGCAAAGAACCTAAaccctcagacacaaa ACGGAGAGCAGAGTCTGCAGCCTCCAGCCGTCTGTCTGTGAAGAGTGACTGGTCCAACGATCATGGTCCAAACTTCAGCAAAGAACCTGAACCCTCAGACACCAA CATACAGAGAACAGAATCTGCAGCATCCAGCTGTCAGTCTGTGAAGAGTGACTGGTCCAACGATCATGGTCCAAACTTCAGCAAAGAACCTAAACCCTCAGAAACAAA CATACAGAGAACAGAGTCTGCAGCatccagctgtctgtctgtgaagAGTGACTGGTCCAACGATCATGGTCCAAACTTCAGCAAAGAACCTAAACCCTCAGAAACAAA agtgatgaagaggaggagagttTGTGTGAAGGAGCAGCCGTCCTGCTGTGCTTCCTGTCAGGACGTCCTGAAGGATCCAGTCTCTACCAGCTGTGGACACTGGTTCTGCAGACAGTGCATCACCTCATACTGGGACCAGTCTGCTCCATCAGGACACTCCTCCTGTCCCCAGTGTGTAAAAAGATCCAGAACCAGAGCTGGACTGCAGACAGCCAGTCAGAGCGGCTGTGGACAAA atgttctgcAGGAGGTTCTACAGGAACATAAGATGAGTCTGAGAAGGAGATGTGAACATGTGACTGAAGGAAGTGATGAAAGAGGAGGTGGAACCCTCCTGAACAGGATCTACACTGAGctctacatcacagagggacacaGTGGAGAGGCTGATATCCAACATGAGGTGAGCCAGCTGGAAACAGCTTCCAAGAAGAGTCTCCATGGCACTCCTATCAGGTGCCAGGACATCTTCAAAGCCTTACctgagcagcagagagccaTCAGAGTGGTTCTGACCAACGGCGTGGCTGGCATCGGAAAAACCTTCTCAGTGCTGAAGTTCACTCTGGACTGGGCAGAGAGCCGAGAAAACCAAGATGTcagtgtggtggtggtgcttcCGTTCAGGGAGCTGAACTTGATCAGAGATGAGCAGCACAGTCTTCTCACGctgctccatgttttccatccaACATTACAGAAGGTGACGGCAGAGCAGCTGGCTgtctgtaaacttttgttcatctttgacggtctggatgaaaGCAGACTTTCCCTGGATTTCACCAACAGGAAGGTTGTGTCTGACGTCAGCCAGAAGTCATCGCTGGACGTTCTGCTGGTGAACCTCATCGAGGGGAATCTGCTTCCTTCAGCTCTGGTCTGGATCACTTCCCGCCCAgcggcagccaatcagatccctcctaaACGTGTGGACAGGTTAACAGAAGTACGAGGCTTCACCGACGTCCAGAAGGACGAGTACTTCAGGAGGAGGATCAGTGATGAAGAGCTGTCCAGCacaatcatctcccacatgaagacatccaGGAACCTCCACATCTTGTGTCGactcccagtgttctgctggatcactgctgcaGTTCTGGAGCACATGTTGAgcacaaagcagagaggagagctgcCCAAGACCCTGACTGACATGTTCTCACACTTCCTGCTGGTTCAGACACAGAGGAAGAACAACAAGTACCATGAGGGACATGAGACGAGTCCTCAGGAGCTGACGGAGGCTGACAGGGAAGTTCTTCTGAAGCTGGGGAGGCTGGCCTTTGAACATCTGGAGAAAGGAAACGTGATGTTCTACCAAGAAGACCTGGAACAGTGTGGTCTGGATGTGACAGAGGCCTCGGTGTTCTCAGGAGTTTGTACCCAGATCTTCAGAAGAGAGTGTGTGATGTTCCAGAAACCAGTCTACTGCTTTGTTCATCTGAgcattcaggagtttctggctgcagtctacatgttccactgttacaccaacaATAACACCGAGGTACTGAAAAAGTTCCTGGAAGAAGACTATATAAACTTGTCCCTGGATGATTTCCTGGACAGCGCCATGGAGAAATCCCTCAGAAGTAaaaatggtcacctggacctgtttgttcgcttccttcatggcctctgtctggagtccaaccagagactgTTAGGTCTGCTGGATCAGACGGAGAACAGTCCAGAGATGATCCAGGGAGTCATAAACAACCTGAAGGGGATGAACACGAATAAAAtgtctccagacagaagcatcaacatcttccactgtctgatggagatgaaggatctctcagtacatcaggagatccaagagttcctgcagtcagagaacagaTTAGAGAAGGAACTCTCTGAAatccactgctcagctctggcctacaCGCTGCAGATGTCGGAGGTGGTTCTGGATGAGGTGGACCTGGACAAGTTCAGAACATCATGGAAGGGAAAACtgagactgattccagctgtgaggaactgcagaaaggctCG ACTTTATAACTGTAGAATCTCAGAGAGTCACTATGAAGtcctggcctcagctctgaagtccaacccctcccatctggaacatctggacctgaatAGAATCTACAACATggaggattcaggagtgaaacatctttttgatggactgcagagtccaaactgtaaactggagagactcag attggaggactgcagtttgtcagagatcagctgtgattctctggtctcagctctgaagtccaacccctcccatctggaacatctggacctgagctccaacaacctgcaggattcaggagtgaaacatctgtgtggttttgtggagagtccagactccatcctgaagactctgag attggagggctgcaggttgtcagagatcagctgtgattctctggtctcagctttgaagtccaacccctcccatctggaacatctggacctgagcatCAACGACCTGacggattcaggagtgaaacgtctgagtggttttctggagagtccagactgcatcctgaagactctgag attggagaactgcagtttgtcagagatcagctgtgattctctggtctcagccctgaagtccaacccctcccatctggaacatctggacctgagtcagaacaacctgcaggattcaggagtgaaacatctgtgtggttttctggagagtccagactgcatcctgaagactctgag
- the LOC110972619 gene encoding NACHT, LRR and PYD domains-containing protein 14-like isoform X1: MSEEEEEFPASSRLSMKSDWSNDHPPNFSKEPKPSDTKRRRAESAASSCQSVKSDWSNDHGPNFSKEPKPSDTKRRRAESAASSCQSVKSDWSNDHGPNFSKEPEPSDTNIQRTESAASSCLSVKSDWSNDHGPTFSKEPKPSDTKRRRAESAASSRLSVKSDWSNDHGPNFSKEPEPSDTNIQRTESAASSCQSVKSDWSNDHGPNFSKEPKPSETNIQRTESAASSCLSVKSDWSNDHGPNFSKEPKPSETKVMKRRRVCVKEQPSCCASCQDVLKDPVSTSCGHWFCRQCITSYWDQSAPSGHSSCPQCVKRSRTRAGLQTASQSGCGQNVLQEVLQEHKMSLRRRCEHVTEGSDERGGGTLLNRIYTELYITEGHSGEADIQHEVSQLETASKKSLHGTPIRCQDIFKALPEQQRAIRVVLTNGVAGIGKTFSVLKFTLDWAESRENQDVSVVVVLPFRELNLIRDEQHSLLTLLHVFHPTLQKVTAEQLAVCKLLFIFDGLDESRLSLDFTNRKVVSDVSQKSSLDVLLVNLIEGNLLPSALVWITSRPAAANQIPPKRVDRLTEVRGFTDVQKDEYFRRRISDEELSSTIISHMKTSRNLHILCRLPVFCWITAAVLEHMLSTKQRGELPKTLTDMFSHFLLVQTQRKNNKYHEGHETSPQELTEADREVLLKLGRLAFEHLEKGNVMFYQEDLEQCGLDVTEASVFSGVCTQIFRRECVMFQKPVYCFVHLSIQEFLAAVYMFHCYTNNNTEVLKKFLEEDYINLSLDDFLDSAMEKSLRSKNGHLDLFVRFLHGLCLESNQRLLGLLDQTENSPEMIQGVINNLKGMNTNKMSPDRSINIFHCLMEMKDLSVHQEIQEFLQSENRLEKELSEIHCSALAYTLQMSEVVLDEVDLDKFRTSWKGKLRLIPAVRNCRKARLYNCRISESHYEVLASALKSNPSHLEHLDLNRIYNMEDSGVKHLFDGLQSPNCKLERLRLEDCSLSEISCDSLVSALKSNPSHLEHLDLSSNNLQDSGVKHLCGFVESPDSILKTLRLEGCRLSEISCDSLVSALKSNPSHLEHLDLSINDLTDSGVKRLSGFLESPDCILKTLRLENCSLSEISCDSLVSALKSNPSHLEHLDLSQNNLQDSGVKHLCGFLESPDCILKTLRLEHCRLSEISCDSLVSALKSNPSHLEHLDLSRNHLQYSAVKHLLDLVESPDCSLKTLRWELRK; encoded by the exons ATgagtgaagaggaggaggagtttccAGCCTCCAGCCGTCTATCTATGAAGAGTGACTGGTCCAACGATCATCCTCCAAACTTCAGCAAAGAACCTAAaccctcagacacaaa AAGACGGAGAGCAGAGTCTGCAGCTTCCAGCTGTCAGTCTGTGAAGAGTGACTGGTCCAACGATCATGGTCCAAACTTCAGCAAAGAACCTAAaccctcagacacaaa AAGACGGAGAGCAGAGTCTGCAGCTTCCAGCTGTCAGTCTGTGAAGAGTGACTGGTCCAACGATCATGGTCCAAACTTCAGCAAAGAACCTGAaccctcagacacaaa CATACAGAGAACAGAGTCTGCAGCttccagctgtctgtctgtgaagAGTGACTGGTCCAACGATCATGGTCCAACCTTCAGCAAGGAACCTAAaccctcagacacaaa AAGACGGAGAGCAGAGTCTGCAGCCTCCAGCCGTCTGTCTGTGAAGAGTGACTGGTCCAACGATCATGGTCCAAACTTCAGCAAAGAACCTGAACCCTCAGACACCAA CATACAGAGAACAGAATCTGCAGCATCCAGCTGTCAGTCTGTGAAGAGTGACTGGTCCAACGATCATGGTCCAAACTTCAGCAAAGAACCTAAACCCTCAGAAACAAA CATACAGAGAACAGAGTCTGCAGCatccagctgtctgtctgtgaagAGTGACTGGTCCAACGATCATGGTCCAAACTTCAGCAAAGAACCTAAACCCTCAGAAACAAA agtgatgaagaggaggagagttTGTGTGAAGGAGCAGCCGTCCTGCTGTGCTTCCTGTCAGGACGTCCTGAAGGATCCAGTCTCTACCAGCTGTGGACACTGGTTCTGCAGACAGTGCATCACCTCATACTGGGACCAGTCTGCTCCATCAGGACACTCCTCCTGTCCCCAGTGTGTAAAAAGATCCAGAACCAGAGCTGGACTGCAGACAGCCAGTCAGAGCGGCTGTGGACAAA atgttctgcAGGAGGTTCTACAGGAACATAAGATGAGTCTGAGAAGGAGATGTGAACATGTGACTGAAGGAAGTGATGAAAGAGGAGGTGGAACCCTCCTGAACAGGATCTACACTGAGctctacatcacagagggacacaGTGGAGAGGCTGATATCCAACATGAGGTGAGCCAGCTGGAAACAGCTTCCAAGAAGAGTCTCCATGGCACTCCTATCAGGTGCCAGGACATCTTCAAAGCCTTACctgagcagcagagagccaTCAGAGTGGTTCTGACCAACGGCGTGGCTGGCATCGGAAAAACCTTCTCAGTGCTGAAGTTCACTCTGGACTGGGCAGAGAGCCGAGAAAACCAAGATGTcagtgtggtggtggtgcttcCGTTCAGGGAGCTGAACTTGATCAGAGATGAGCAGCACAGTCTTCTCACGctgctccatgttttccatccaACATTACAGAAGGTGACGGCAGAGCAGCTGGCTgtctgtaaacttttgttcatctttgacggtctggatgaaaGCAGACTTTCCCTGGATTTCACCAACAGGAAGGTTGTGTCTGACGTCAGCCAGAAGTCATCGCTGGACGTTCTGCTGGTGAACCTCATCGAGGGGAATCTGCTTCCTTCAGCTCTGGTCTGGATCACTTCCCGCCCAgcggcagccaatcagatccctcctaaACGTGTGGACAGGTTAACAGAAGTACGAGGCTTCACCGACGTCCAGAAGGACGAGTACTTCAGGAGGAGGATCAGTGATGAAGAGCTGTCCAGCacaatcatctcccacatgaagacatccaGGAACCTCCACATCTTGTGTCGactcccagtgttctgctggatcactgctgcaGTTCTGGAGCACATGTTGAgcacaaagcagagaggagagctgcCCAAGACCCTGACTGACATGTTCTCACACTTCCTGCTGGTTCAGACACAGAGGAAGAACAACAAGTACCATGAGGGACATGAGACGAGTCCTCAGGAGCTGACGGAGGCTGACAGGGAAGTTCTTCTGAAGCTGGGGAGGCTGGCCTTTGAACATCTGGAGAAAGGAAACGTGATGTTCTACCAAGAAGACCTGGAACAGTGTGGTCTGGATGTGACAGAGGCCTCGGTGTTCTCAGGAGTTTGTACCCAGATCTTCAGAAGAGAGTGTGTGATGTTCCAGAAACCAGTCTACTGCTTTGTTCATCTGAgcattcaggagtttctggctgcagtctacatgttccactgttacaccaacaATAACACCGAGGTACTGAAAAAGTTCCTGGAAGAAGACTATATAAACTTGTCCCTGGATGATTTCCTGGACAGCGCCATGGAGAAATCCCTCAGAAGTAaaaatggtcacctggacctgtttgttcgcttccttcatggcctctgtctggagtccaaccagagactgTTAGGTCTGCTGGATCAGACGGAGAACAGTCCAGAGATGATCCAGGGAGTCATAAACAACCTGAAGGGGATGAACACGAATAAAAtgtctccagacagaagcatcaacatcttccactgtctgatggagatgaaggatctctcagtacatcaggagatccaagagttcctgcagtcagagaacagaTTAGAGAAGGAACTCTCTGAAatccactgctcagctctggcctacaCGCTGCAGATGTCGGAGGTGGTTCTGGATGAGGTGGACCTGGACAAGTTCAGAACATCATGGAAGGGAAAACtgagactgattccagctgtgaggaactgcagaaaggctCG ACTTTATAACTGTAGAATCTCAGAGAGTCACTATGAAGtcctggcctcagctctgaagtccaacccctcccatctggaacatctggacctgaatAGAATCTACAACATggaggattcaggagtgaaacatctttttgatggactgcagagtccaaactgtaaactggagagactcag attggaggactgcagtttgtcagagatcagctgtgattctctggtctcagctctgaagtccaacccctcccatctggaacatctggacctgagctccaacaacctgcaggattcaggagtgaaacatctgtgtggttttgtggagagtccagactccatcctgaagactctgag attggagggctgcaggttgtcagagatcagctgtgattctctggtctcagctttgaagtccaacccctcccatctggaacatctggacctgagcatCAACGACCTGacggattcaggagtgaaacgtctgagtggttttctggagagtccagactgcatcctgaagactctgag attggagaactgcagtttgtcagagatcagctgtgattctctggtctcagccctgaagtccaacccctcccatctggaacatctggacctgagtcagaacaacctgcaggattcaggagtgaaacatctgtgtggttttctggagagtccagactgcatcctgaagactctgag